One window from the genome of Carassius carassius chromosome 15, fCarCar2.1, whole genome shotgun sequence encodes:
- the mrpl13 gene encoding 39S ribosomal protein L13, mitochondrial isoform X2 codes for MSSFSRSAQQWATFARSWLLIDARMQPPGKIASMCSVRLQGKHKPIYHPLSDIGDHVVVMNTRHIAFSGNKWEQKVYSSHTGYPGSFKQLTAAQMHKKDPTAIIKLAVYGMLPKNLTRRTMMQRLHLFPDDVLPEDILKNLTEELPHPREIPRKLSEYTQEERDAFPMLWTP; via the exons ATGTCTAGTTTTTCAAGATCAGCCCAG CAATGGGCGACCTTTGCAAGATCCTGGTTACTAATAGACGCTAGGATGCAGCCTCCTGGAAAGATCGCCTCTATGTGTTCAGTGCGTCTTCAAGGAAAACATAAACCCATTTACCATCCACTGA GTGATATTGGAGACCATGTGGTGGTCATGAACACCAGACACATCGCCTtctctggaaataaatgggaACAGAAAGTGTATTCGTCTCACACTGG CTACCCTGGATCATTCAAACAGCTCACCGCAGCCCAAATGCACAAAAAAGACCCAACAGCT ATCATTAAACTGGCTGTGTACGGGATGCTTCCCAAAAACCTCACCAGAAGGACCATGATGCAACGGCTTCACCTCTTCCCAGATGAC GTTCTTCCTGAGGACATTCTGAAGAACCTGACAGAAGAGCTTCCTCACCCCAGAGAGATTCCTCGCAAGCTCAGCGAGTACACACAGGAGGAGCGTGACGCTTTCCCCATGCTCTGGACCCCGTGA
- the mrpl13 gene encoding 39S ribosomal protein L13, mitochondrial isoform X1, translating to MSSFSRSAQQWATFARSWLLIDARMQPPGKIASMCSVRLQGKHKPIYHPLSDIGDHVVVMNTRHIAFSGNKWEQKVYSSHTGYPGSFKQLTAAQMHKKDPTAIIKLAVYGMLPKNLTRRTMMQRLHLFPDDVLPEDILKNLTEELPHPREIPRKLSEYTQEERDAFPMLWTPPEDYRMK from the exons ATGTCTAGTTTTTCAAGATCAGCCCAG CAATGGGCGACCTTTGCAAGATCCTGGTTACTAATAGACGCTAGGATGCAGCCTCCTGGAAAGATCGCCTCTATGTGTTCAGTGCGTCTTCAAGGAAAACATAAACCCATTTACCATCCACTGA GTGATATTGGAGACCATGTGGTGGTCATGAACACCAGACACATCGCCTtctctggaaataaatgggaACAGAAAGTGTATTCGTCTCACACTGG CTACCCTGGATCATTCAAACAGCTCACCGCAGCCCAAATGCACAAAAAAGACCCAACAGCT ATCATTAAACTGGCTGTGTACGGGATGCTTCCCAAAAACCTCACCAGAAGGACCATGATGCAACGGCTTCACCTCTTCCCAGATGAC GTTCTTCCTGAGGACATTCTGAAGAACCTGACAGAAGAGCTTCCTCACCCCAGAGAGATTCCTCGCAAGCTCAGCGAGTACACACAGGAGGAGCGTGACGCTTTCCCCATGCTCTGGACCCC GCCAGAAGACTACAGGATGAAATGA